From the Conexivisphaerales archaeon genome, the window ATGAGAAAAATCCAGACTATCACCAGAGCCACTATTATCCCGAGTATGGCTGATATGCCTACAGTGAAAACGGAGAAAGCCGCGCCTGTAAACACTATGAATGCCGTAGCAGCAAGACCGATTATCCCTGCTATGAGCGCGATAAGCATATTGTCAAAGATGGACTTATCCTGAACCTCGTCAGAAATGTACTTTACAGCTATGAATACAAGAATCAGACCGACTAGACTTACCCCAGGGAAGAATAAAAGGATTGAACCTATGCCTCCGATAATTCTTGCGTCACCGAGTCTTGTCATTGGACGAAGCATAGTAACTTGGTCTTTATATAGATGGCTTAAGATAGACAAAGATTTTAGATAGAGTATCGGTTAATTTTCAAGGTCTTATGTTACCTTTGAACCCTCTGGAACTTCTTTGTCTGGCTTGAGGTATGCTACGGAGTTGTTGGTTGTGGCTGCCAAAATCATCACCTGAGATTCAACTCCAAATATCTTACGTGGTGGTAGGTTTGTCACCACTGCTACCAGCTTTCCCTTAAGCTCTTCTGGTTTATAGTATTCTGCAATGCCTGAAACTGCCTGCCTGACCTCTGAACCCAGGTCTATTTTCAGGATTAACAGTTTCTTTGAACCTTCAACCTGTTTAGCATCCCGTATTCTACCCACCCTGATATCAAGCTTTGTGAATTGCTCAAATGGAAATATGTCAGCCATTCTTACACACAGCTATCATTCCTTGCCGATTTATGCTTGTCGTCATCAGGACTGGCAAGTATTCTTCTAACAAACTGAAAACGTTTATGGCGTGAATGTCACAGTCCTTTTGGCTATTGTGATTAGATGTCAAACGATTCCTCTTCATTATTCAAACTGTTAGAGCTTGGTTTGAAGTTAGAGCTGTGGTTTCTTCATCCATATTGCTTGTGATTGACCTTGCTGTAGAAGATATAGAAACTTCTGAGGGCCAAAGGCACACTTACCAAGGTCATAAATGCTGCCGGTTCTGTACCTCTTTAAACGATATATCTTAACGATAGAAGTATTATGTCCTTTCTTTATCTCCAGAGTCACCCAACTGATTTCAAGATATCTCTTCAGCTAGTTCTTTCTTAGTTTATCCGTTCGCTCATAAGTCTTGAAAGCCTATCTCCTATCCTCGAATTCTCGCCGAAAGCAAACTCAAGGTCTTCTTTTACCTCTTCCAGTTGTGCATCGGACAGATGGATGTTAGCAATGTGCTGTAGTTTAGGTCTGTTTTCAGCCAGAAAAGAATAGAATTGCGAGTACAATGACT encodes:
- the metG gene encoding methionine--tRNA ligase subunit beta, which produces MADIFPFEQFTKLDIRVGRIRDAKQVEGSKKLLILKIDLGSEVRQAVSGIAEYYKPEELKGKLVAVVTNLPPRKIFGVESQVMILAATTNNSVAYLKPDKEVPEGSKVT